The sequence CCGTAATCGGCCACGGTCGAGACATCGAAATAGAGCCCGCTGTCGAGTTCGTAGCAGTGCTTTTCGGCAATGCTTTTGGCGAAGTCGATCATCGCCGGCACGAACTCGGTGGCAATCGTCCACTGGGCCGGCTGGCGGATGTTCAGCGCCTTCACATCGGCCCAATAGGCCTCGGTATAGTGCCGGGCGATGTCCCAGATGGATTGCGCCCGCTCGGCCGCCATCTTCTCCATCTTGTCTTCGCCCGCGTCGGCATCGTCGGTCAGGTGGCCCACGTCGGTGATGTTGATCACGTGGGTCAGCTTGTAGCCCTTGAAGCTGAGCGTACGGCCCAGCACGTCGGCGAAGACATAGGCGCGCATGTTGCCGATGTGCGGGTAATTGTAGACCGTCGGCCCGCAAGTATAGACGCGCGCCTCACCCGGGTGGACGGGCTGGAATTCTTCCAGCTGGCGGGTCAGGCTGTTGAACAGCTTGAGGGGCGTCGTAGTCATGCCTCGCGCCTTACGCAGGCTTGCGGCGCGGTCAAGCTGCCAGCGAGGCGAGCAGCAGCCCTACCCCGGCCATCACGACCAGCAATCCGGCCACTTCGTGGCGGCTGCTAGCCTTGCCGGTCAGCCGCCCGGCGAAGAGCGCGGCCAGCGGCATTTCGATCAGACCAAGCGTGCGGACATTGGCCGCCGGGGTCAGCGCGAAGGCGGTGAACCAGCAGGCCGAGGCGAAGGCGCCAAGAAATCCCGCACCCAGGCTGGTCCGCCAGACGCGCAGGCTGCCGGTAAAGGCTTCGCGATCGCGCGCCACCAGCCACAGCCCCAGGAGACCCGCCTGGATCGTCAGGCTGATCGTCAGCACGGTCAGCGCGCGGATCAGGAAATCCCCGCCCTCCAGCGCACCGATACCGCCGCGAAAGGCAATGGCGGAGAGGCCGAACAGCCCGCCCGCACCAACACCCGCAGCGATCATCCGTCCCTCTTTCAAGAGATTGCGGTACTCCCCCGGCTTGACCGAGGCGATCAGCACTCCTGCCGTCACCACGCCCACCGCCAGCCAGGCCAGCGGACTGAGGTGGTCGCCCAGCAGGATGACGCCCAGCACGGCGACCAGCACCGGTTCGGTCTTGATATAGGCATAGGCGACGCCAAAGGCGCGTTGGTGCATCACCACCAGCATCAGCGCCGTGCCCATGATCTGGCAGACCGCGCCCAGCGCCGCCCAGCCCAGCGCCGTTCGCGTCAGACCCGGCAGCGGCTGGCCGGTCAGCCACAAGGCCGCAGCCAGGAACAGCAGCGCAAAAGGCAGACCGAAGACGAACCGCACCTGCGTCGCCCCCAGCATGCCAATCGTCTTGGTCAGCCCCGCCTGGGCGCCGTTGCGGAAAACCTGCGCCGATGCCGCAGCAATTGTCACCGGCACCCAGAGCAGAAGTGAGAGGCTCAGAAACCCTCCCAGCGGATCGCTTCATCCAGCGGCGCGCGCGGCACCGGGAACTGGTTGACCGGGGCATCCGGATCGCGCCAGCCAATGCCCATCCCGCAAAAGAAGATGTGATCCTCGGGAATGTTCACCACGGCCCGGATCTGCTCCTGGTAGATCGCCCAGGCTTCCTGCGGGCAGGAATCGAGGCCCTCCTCACGCAGCAGCAGGCAGACGGTCTGCAGCCACATACCGATGTCGGACCACTGCGGCCGCCCCATGTAGCGCGGGGTGTGGATCAGCATCAGCACCGGGGCGCCAAAGGCCTGGAAGTTCTTCGCAAACCACATCAGGCGGCCCATCTTGTTGTCGCGCGGGATCTCCAGCGCGGCATACATCGCCTCGCCCACGCCTTTGCGGCGCTCGGCATAGGCGCCGTCGAGTTCGGGCGGGTAGATGTGGTACTCTGGCTTATGCCGCGCCGGCCCCTCGGGCAGGATCGCGGCGACATCGGCCAGCAGCTTCGCCAGCGGCTCGCCGGTGATCACCGTGGCGTTCCACGGCTGGGTATTGCCGCCCGAGGGCGCGTTCTGCGCCTTTTCCAGCACCCGGCGCAGCACTGCCTGATCAACCGGCTTGTCAAGGAACGCCCGCACCGTGCGGCGGGTGGCGACGGCTTCGGAAACGTTCATGCCGGCCAAGTCCTATTCAAAGCCCAGGAACTGGATCTTGCTTTCCAGCGGCTCGCGCTTGCGATCAAAGCCGTTCACCGGATCGGTCTCGTCGCGATAGCCGATGGCGATGCCGCAGAAGAAGATATGGGTTTCATCCGAGACGCCAAGGTACTCCTTGATCAGCTTGGCGTAGAGCGAGAGGAATTCCTGCGGGCAGGTATCGAGCCCGTGTTCACGCAGTAGCAGCATAATGGTCTGCAGCCACATGCCGACGTCCGACCATTGCGGCGGGCCCATGACGCGCG comes from Novosphingobium ginsenosidimutans and encodes:
- a CDS encoding EamA family transporter; translation: MTIAAASAQVFRNGAQAGLTKTIGMLGATQVRFVFGLPFALLFLAAALWLTGQPLPGLTRTALGWAALGAVCQIMGTALMLVVMHQRAFGVAYAYIKTEPVLVAVLGVILLGDHLSPLAWLAVGVVTAGVLIASVKPGEYRNLLKEGRMIAAGVGAGGLFGLSAIAFRGGIGALEGGDFLIRALTVLTISLTIQAGLLGLWLVARDREAFTGSLRVWRTSLGAGFLGAFASACWFTAFALTPAANVRTLGLIEMPLAALFAGRLTGKASSRHEVAGLLVVMAGVGLLLASLAA
- a CDS encoding nitroreductase, giving the protein MNVSEAVATRRTVRAFLDKPVDQAVLRRVLEKAQNAPSGGNTQPWNATVITGEPLAKLLADVAAILPEGPARHKPEYHIYPPELDGAYAERRKGVGEAMYAALEIPRDNKMGRLMWFAKNFQAFGAPVLMLIHTPRYMGRPQWSDIGMWLQTVCLLLREEGLDSCPQEAWAIYQEQIRAVVNIPEDHIFFCGMGIGWRDPDAPVNQFPVPRAPLDEAIRWEGF